Genomic segment of Methanolobus mangrovi:
GAAATACCGGCAATATGGTCCGGGTCATTTTTTTTAATGATCCTATTCAGTTCTGATGCGATAAAATCATAGGCTTCATCCCAGTTTGCCTCCACAAATACACCATTCTTTTTGATAAATGGTGTTCTGATACGGTCGGGGTGATTATAGAACGAGAATGCAAATCTTCCTTTTAAACACAGATGACCAGAATTGACTTTGCTATCCCATGGGGCTTGTATAAATCTAACTTTTTCGTCTTTAACAGCTACCTCTAAATTACATCCTACGCCACAATAAGTGCAAATGGTTCGGATCTTTTCATCTGCAATAATGGATTTGGATTCGTACACATCCGATATTGCAGAAGTAGGACATGCCTGTGCACAGGCTCCGCAACTTACGCAGGATGATTCAATAAAAGATGTATCCATACCTTTAATGACCCTGCTTTCAAATCCTCTTCCGGCCATGCTCAGCACGAACATTCCCTGGACTTCGTCACAGGCTCTGACACAACGTGAACAATTGATGCATTTTGACAGATCAGAAGTCATATAAGGATGACTCAGGTCTCTGGTCCTGTTCAGATTATCTTTGCCAACCGGATATCGTACATCTCTTACACCCACACGTGCAGCTACTTCCTGTAGCTCGCAATTGTTGTTGACCTCGCAGGTTAGACAATCCAGTGGATGGTTGGTAAGTACTAATTCGATAATGTTTTTACGCAATTTTAAAATACGCTCTGAAGAAGGATATATGTAGATTCCTTCCGAAACCGGTGTATGACACGAGGCCATCACTTTAGCTGGTCCATCCTGTTCTAATGCAACATCCACACTGCACACTCGGCAGGCACCAAAGGGCTTTAAATGAGGCGTATCACATAAGGTTGGAATCAGTTTATCGCTATGTGAGCGTTTCACGAATTGCAATATACTTTCGCCTTTCTGAATGGCATATGGCTGGTCATTGATATACGCTATTTTGTTCATGTGCATCGTTTTTTCTAACATCTGATTATCTATTGTCTAAAAGTAGATTTGAAAAAATTCATTGAAAATAAACTTTTAATTCGTTGTCAAAGCCTTGCAGCGCATTTTTTACGGGTAAAGGAAGTCCGCCTCCCAGGGCACACAGGGAACCTTGTTGCATAGTGTCCAATAAGTCGCTGAATAATTGCCGATCAATTTTATAATTGCTATCGGTTGCTTTTTGCAACAGTTCGAAACCACGTGTCGAGCCTAATCTGCAGGGGAAACACTTTCCACAGCTTTCATGCGCTGTGAACTGGAACAGGTGTTTTATGTATTCGATAATCGGGAAGTTTTCGGGAATACTTACAATGGAGCCATGCCCTAATAAAAAGCCATTTTCAGCAAATGATTCAAAAGAGACCTGTAAGGAGTTAATCATTGATACCGGAACCAAACCTCCTAATATTCCTCCAATGTGCAAAGCTTTTACATCGCTCTTGAAACCGCTACCTAATTCTTCGATTACGGTTTTAAGCGGAGTGCCCATTTCAACTTCATAAATCCCGGGTCTATTAAAGAAACCATCCAATGAGATTAATTTGGTGCCTTTAGATTGTGACGAACCTATCCGGTTAAAAGCATCTCCACCGTGTTCAACAATAAAGGGGACATTAGCAAAGGTTTCAACGCTGTTCACCAGCGTAGGCATATTGAATAAACCCTGTTGTGCCGGGAACGGTGGACGAACGCGTACTTCAGGGCTTTGTCCTTCTATGGATGAAAGCAATGCCGTTTCTTCGCCGCATATGTAGGCACCCTGAGCTTTGATCAATTTGAATACGAACGAAAAACCTGAGTTTTGTATATTATTTCCCAGTAAATTTAGATCTTCAAGTTCTCTGATGCTTTGCCTGATTACCGTCTGTGATTCAGGATACTCAGCCCTGATATATACCACACCGGTATTCGCACCACTTACGTAACCTGCTATCAGCATACCTAATAAAACTCTCAATGGTTGTTGTTCCAATAAGTATCGATCAGAGTAGGCTCCGGGATCACCTTCGTCAGCATTGCAAACAATGAACTTATATTTGCCTTCGGCTTCTTTAATAGTTTCCAGCTTGAATCCCATCGGGAAGCCAGCCCCTCCACGCCCTCTTACATGTGCTTTATGGACCTCATCCAGCACTTGATCAGGGGTTTGTGTAAATAAGTACTTCAGTTGTTTGGCAAATAACTCCACAGTTAACGGATTTTGCATTAAGATGGCTGTTCCCTGTGCCTGAGTCCCATATGTTTCTTGTGTAGCAGTTTTTGATCTAATTAATGAAGCAATGTTAGTAATATCTTCGCCGGAGTAATTCTGTCCATTGTAATAGAATGCACTATTCTCATGGCACCTGCCAAGACAGGTCATTTCACCAATCTCTTCTTCTTTCAAGTGATTTTTCAGTTCACTTTTCACTCGTGGTTGTGTACCGGCGCATAAGCAAGCGCTTCCGTTACATACATATGCTTTTTTGCCTTTGTTTTCAGGTCGAAGAAAATCATAAAATGAGAGTGTGCTATAGATATTGGCTTCACCCAGCAAATATTCTCTGGCAATTTCTTGCATTTCCTGCAAGTCAGGTGTGCCACTTTCTTCAGCCAGCTGACCTAATTTCTCAAAAAGGTTTTCATGTAAACCTTTACGAGCGGATAAATAACTTAAATTTTCTGACATAGGATTCGTGAGTCCTGTTACAGTAGGTTGATTTTTAGCTCTAGCTAGTTTTGAGCCAAATAATAGCTATGACATGTTCATTCAGGGGATTAAGTTAAATTCGATTTTAAAATCAATTTTAATACATTATTCAATCGTAAAATCAATTGGATAATGGGTATTATTTCCCTCTGCAACTACACATTTAACTACGTTTTATGTAGTTAAATAAATATTAATACTGTAAACTGTTGTTTTTGTACAAAACGCTTTCGAGTCAGGAGCAACCATTCAAAATCTTTTAAGACACTGTAATTTTGGATTGGAGAGAAATGTTATCCATTTTTTGGCTTTTCCTGAAAGGACGCAATACCCGAAGCGAAAAGCAATGAAGAATAAAAAATAGGTTCAGACAATTTTTTAAGGGTTGCAATCAATTTAATAATGAGAGGTATCCGGATGAAAGCAGTGGTGTATGAAAGATATGGTTCGCCTGATGTTCTTGAATTTAAAGATATAGCCAAACCTGTCCCAAAGGATAATGAGTTCCTCATAAGGATACATGCCACAACAGTGAACAGAACTGACTGTGGACTGCGGGAGGCTGATCCTTTTATTGCACGCTTTTTCACAGGTCTCATCAGACCAAAGAATAAGATACTTGGGACTGAATTTGCCGGGGAGGTCGAAGCAATAGGCAAAGATGTGAAGCAATTTAAAAAAGGCGATCATGTCTTTGGACATAGCGGAGATAAATTTGGTGCTCATGCTGAGTACATTTGCCTGACCGAAGATGATCCGGTGGCAATAAAACCGGATAATATGACCTATGAAGAAGCTGCCTCGGTTTGCGATGGTGCAATACTGGCATTGACCTATCTTAGTAAAGCAAACATTCAGAAAGGGCATAAAGTCCTTATATACGGAGCCTCCGGGTCAATTGGTACTGCAGGGGTGCAGCTTGCCAAATACTATGGGGCTGAGGTTACAGGAGTATGCAGCACCACGAATTTAGAAATGGTGAGCTCTCTGGGAGCAGATGAAGTGATTGATTACACTAAAGAAGATTTCACCCAAACCGACCAAACGTATGAAGTTGTTTTTGATGCGGTGGGTAAAAGTTCATTTTCCCGTTGCAAAAATCTTCTAAAAGCAGGTGGAATCTATTTCTCTACAGAACTTGGATACATGGCCCAGAATCCATTTCTGGACTTGTGGACCTCAATGTTCGGTAGCAAAAAGGTAATGTTCCCGCTTCCAAAATACACCAAAAAGGATGTTCTCTTTTTCAAAGAACTTATCGAGATGGGAAAGATAAAAGCTGTTATTGACAGGCAGTATACATTGGAGCAGATTGTAGAGGCTTACATGTATGTCGAAAAAGGGCACAAAAAGGGAAATGTCGTAATAACTCTGGACCGTGGCTCTCAATGAATTGTAATGTACGGTGTAAAAGACGTTCTTTAGTAATATACAGTATATTTAAATAATAGAAACTCAGTATATGACTTCCGTCCACTATTGCCAAGCATACTTTCACTTCAAGGAGTCTCCACAATGAAATTGCCTATATCCATAAAGCACGCACTGATCGAAGCAATGATCAAACAGTACACTGAGAATTCCCCATCTTCCAGGATTGGTGAAGAACCTCTCATGTTCTCGGTCCCACTGGCAAATATTCAGGAAGATGCAGAGGATTTCAAAATAACTGAATCCGACATTAATGCCACGGTTGTCGAAAATCCCGGTTCCCTGTCCCTCAGCGAAGAATCCGGTCCCCTGCTTTTTGTTCCACCTTTTACCCGGACCTGTGAGCGCTATGATGAAGCTCTCAATTATATCAAGGAAAACACATTATCCAATAAAAAATTCACACTTGAGTATGACCCTGCAATTAAGGAATCCCTTATCTACCATTTCTTCAGTGGTTCCATCGTCATGATAGTGCCTGATGGCATGACCAGCCTGTCCCAGCTAAATTTTGCTCTCATGGCTGGTGGAAGTAAACTTCGTGCGATCATGGATAACACAGGTGGTGGCTGGGTTTATGTTTTCCCTAAATACATCATGGAATACATGGAATGTGGCAAAACACCAGTGATGGATACCAATGTTCAACAGGTTCTCGCAAGTTATCTTGAAGATATATTTCCCGGTGAAGACTAAAGGTTCGATTACCTCTTAAGCAATTCAAACAATCCTACCTCAGATATCATCATTCTCATGATGGTCTTTTCACTTTTATATTTTCTTTAATTTCTCTGATAAATCATACTCTCTTTTTTTATCCATATCTTAGATTAGTAACAATTATCAGA
This window contains:
- a CDS encoding NAD(P)-dependent alcohol dehydrogenase, giving the protein MKAVVYERYGSPDVLEFKDIAKPVPKDNEFLIRIHATTVNRTDCGLREADPFIARFFTGLIRPKNKILGTEFAGEVEAIGKDVKQFKKGDHVFGHSGDKFGAHAEYICLTEDDPVAIKPDNMTYEEAASVCDGAILALTYLSKANIQKGHKVLIYGASGSIGTAGVQLAKYYGAEVTGVCSTTNLEMVSSLGADEVIDYTKEDFTQTDQTYEVVFDAVGKSSFSRCKNLLKAGGIYFSTELGYMAQNPFLDLWTSMFGSKKVMFPLPKYTKKDVLFFKELIEMGKIKAVIDRQYTLEQIVEAYMYVEKGHKKGNVVITLDRGSQ
- a CDS encoding NADH-ubiquinone oxidoreductase-F iron-sulfur binding region domain-containing protein, translated to MSENLSYLSARKGLHENLFEKLGQLAEESGTPDLQEMQEIAREYLLGEANIYSTLSFYDFLRPENKGKKAYVCNGSACLCAGTQPRVKSELKNHLKEEEIGEMTCLGRCHENSAFYYNGQNYSGEDITNIASLIRSKTATQETYGTQAQGTAILMQNPLTVELFAKQLKYLFTQTPDQVLDEVHKAHVRGRGGAGFPMGFKLETIKEAEGKYKFIVCNADEGDPGAYSDRYLLEQQPLRVLLGMLIAGYVSGANTGVVYIRAEYPESQTVIRQSIRELEDLNLLGNNIQNSGFSFVFKLIKAQGAYICGEETALLSSIEGQSPEVRVRPPFPAQQGLFNMPTLVNSVETFANVPFIVEHGGDAFNRIGSSQSKGTKLISLDGFFNRPGIYEVEMGTPLKTVIEELGSGFKSDVKALHIGGILGGLVPVSMINSLQVSFESFAENGFLLGHGSIVSIPENFPIIEYIKHLFQFTAHESCGKCFPCRLGSTRGFELLQKATDSNYKIDRQLFSDLLDTMQQGSLCALGGGLPLPVKNALQGFDNELKVYFQ